Proteins encoded by one window of Streptomyces uncialis:
- a CDS encoding NAD(P)H-binding protein, which translates to MRIAVTGAAGSLGGRVVQLLADRADVDVVAMTRRRLPAEALPPQVEAAVADYADPPALRAALKGVDTLVLVSSDGPDARVLLHHRNVVAAVAAERVGHVAALSSVDADMASPFCYAVVNRLTEDLLLASGVPCSFARASLYIEFFQTWLTEARATGRLRLPAADGRVSLVARDDVARALAALAGGEPTGRHHDITGPESVDLAGIASIAAEAWETPVVYVDIPADTYCAETAATGLDPWWLYAFSSMFASVREQRWDRVRNDYTQLTGRAPLALRDVLSAHG; encoded by the coding sequence ATGCGCATCGCGGTGACCGGGGCGGCGGGCAGCCTGGGTGGGCGGGTCGTGCAGTTGCTCGCGGACCGGGCCGACGTGGACGTCGTGGCGATGACCAGGAGGAGGCTGCCTGCCGAGGCGTTGCCGCCGCAGGTGGAGGCCGCCGTCGCCGACTACGCCGATCCGCCTGCGCTGCGTGCGGCGCTGAAGGGCGTGGACACTCTGGTCCTCGTCTCCAGTGACGGGCCCGATGCACGGGTGCTGCTGCACCACCGCAACGTCGTCGCCGCCGTGGCGGCTGAGCGCGTCGGCCATGTCGCGGCGCTGAGCAGCGTTGACGCCGACATGGCGTCCCCGTTCTGCTACGCCGTGGTCAACCGGCTCACCGAGGATCTGCTTCTGGCCTCCGGCGTCCCGTGCTCGTTCGCCAGGGCTTCGCTCTACATCGAGTTCTTCCAAACCTGGCTCACCGAGGCGCGCGCGACCGGGCGGCTAAGGCTCCCGGCAGCGGATGGCCGGGTCTCCCTGGTGGCGCGCGACGACGTGGCGCGCGCCCTCGCCGCACTCGCGGGGGGTGAGCCGACCGGCCGTCACCATGACATCACGGGACCCGAGTCGGTGGACCTGGCAGGCATCGCCTCGATCGCGGCGGAGGCATGGGAGACGCCTGTCGTCTACGTGGACATCCCGGCTGACACGTACTGTGCCGAGACGGCGGCGACCGGCCTGGATCCCTGGTGGCTCTATGCCTTTTCGTCCATGTTCGCCTCGGTGCGCGAGCAGCGCTGGGATCGAGTCCGAAACGACTACACCCAGCTGACCGGCCGCGCCCCTCTCGCTCTCCGCGACGTCCTGTCGGCACACGGGTGA
- a CDS encoding phosphotransferase family protein codes for MTNHDETATVRPLTLAWVGRHLEAGERIVEAEALHGGITAEMRRLIIGTRDGGTRDLVLRSYVDPFHMENAEDGLMREAGALTLLAGTAVPAPSLVAVDPTAAQCEYPSLLMTHLAGRTVLADRGVEARVRLLARQLVAIHAVHPAERPRAYTTLTTVDTVVVPKGADAAVWAAAIEVIRGPAPPYEGRFLHRDFQPGNVLFDVSPSHPEGVRITGVVDWAGPSWGPADLDVAHCSVNLALLHGPAWGLRFAEAYEEAGGVLAASASERRYWRVRDALAASEEVRSVSQPWREAGRTELTTRAVEERLDAYVTALMDAPG; via the coding sequence GTGACGAACCACGATGAGACCGCGACCGTCCGGCCGTTGACGCTGGCTTGGGTGGGTCGGCACCTGGAAGCCGGCGAACGGATCGTCGAAGCCGAGGCGCTGCACGGCGGCATCACCGCCGAGATGCGGAGGCTGATCATCGGCACCCGGGACGGAGGCACCCGTGACCTGGTGCTGCGGAGCTACGTCGATCCGTTTCACATGGAGAACGCCGAGGACGGGCTGATGAGGGAGGCCGGCGCGCTGACCCTGCTCGCGGGGACCGCCGTGCCGGCTCCTTCCCTGGTCGCGGTTGATCCGACCGCCGCGCAGTGCGAGTATCCGTCGCTCCTGATGACCCATCTGGCGGGCCGGACGGTCCTTGCCGACAGGGGAGTGGAGGCGCGTGTGCGCCTGCTGGCCCGTCAACTTGTCGCGATCCACGCGGTGCACCCCGCTGAACGGCCCCGCGCATACACGACGTTGACGACCGTCGACACCGTCGTGGTTCCCAAGGGCGCCGACGCGGCCGTATGGGCCGCGGCCATCGAAGTGATCCGCGGACCCGCGCCACCCTATGAAGGGCGCTTCCTGCACCGGGACTTCCAACCTGGCAACGTGCTGTTCGACGTGTCGCCCTCGCACCCGGAAGGCGTCCGGATCACCGGCGTCGTCGACTGGGCAGGACCCTCCTGGGGCCCGGCCGATCTCGATGTGGCGCACTGCTCCGTCAATCTCGCGCTGCTGCACGGCCCTGCTTGGGGTCTGCGGTTCGCCGAGGCGTACGAGGAGGCCGGCGGTGTGCTGGCCGCGAGCGCGAGCGAGCGGCGGTACTGGCGGGTGCGGGACGCGCTGGCCGCCTCGGAGGAGGTGCGGTCGGTGTCGCAGCCGTGGCGGGAGGCCGGGAGGACAGAGCTGACGACGCGAGCTGTCGAGGAGCGGCTGGATGCCTATGTCACCGCCCTGATGGACGCGCCGGGCTGA
- a CDS encoding type II toxin-antitoxin system PemK/MazF family toxin produces the protein MQRGEVWWVEFDQRRPFVLLSVDDASGIRAMQVVAPAGVDISGLGVEVRVGAMEGLPFEGVLRFAFARPGLTPCTWLTTVARDDLIERAGVLSSAKLSEIEDALRLGGQAQEWTPAATARLSELRDALRPDGLG, from the coding sequence GTGCAGCGTGGCGAGGTCTGGTGGGTGGAGTTCGATCAGCGGCGGCCGTTCGTACTGCTGTCGGTGGATGACGCGTCCGGGATCCGGGCGATGCAGGTCGTCGCTCCGGCGGGTGTCGACATCAGCGGTCTGGGCGTCGAAGTGCGGGTCGGCGCCATGGAAGGGCTGCCCTTCGAAGGCGTGCTGCGGTTCGCGTTCGCGCGTCCTGGCCTCACCCCTTGCACGTGGCTGACCACCGTGGCCCGGGACGACCTGATCGAGCGGGCGGGCGTCCTGTCCTCCGCGAAGCTCAGCGAGATCGAGGACGCCCTCCGCCTCGGCGGACAGGCGCAGGAGTGGACCCCGGCGGCAACCGCGAGGCTCAGCGAGTTGAGGGACGCCCTCCGTCCCGACGGCCTCGGGTAG
- a CDS encoding alpha/beta fold hydrolase, which yields MFDPADFPEPTLVPVNGVELEVFEAGRENAGKPIVLCHGWPEHAFSWRHQMPVLAAAGYHVIVPNQRGYGNSSRPAEVTDYDIAHLTGDLVALLDHYGYEDATFVGHDWGAMVVWGLTLLHPNRVNKVINLSLPYQERGEKPWIEFMEEVFGGDFYFVHFNRRPGVADAVFDENTFQFLRNMYRKNEPPREPRPGMALIDLARAEKPLGDPVMSDSELAVFVSAFASAGFTGSVNWYRNLDRNWRLLADVDPVIQQPTLMIYGDRDAVQRSERLTESVPNAEVVGLDCGHWIQQEKPEETNRAITNWLERQDAVRYSSRSS from the coding sequence ATGTTCGATCCAGCAGATTTCCCCGAGCCCACCCTTGTTCCGGTCAACGGTGTGGAGCTCGAAGTCTTCGAAGCGGGCCGGGAGAATGCCGGAAAGCCCATCGTGCTCTGTCACGGCTGGCCGGAGCACGCCTTTTCCTGGCGCCATCAGATGCCCGTCCTCGCTGCGGCTGGCTACCATGTCATCGTTCCGAACCAGCGGGGTTACGGCAATTCCTCCCGTCCGGCCGAGGTGACGGACTACGACATCGCACACCTGACGGGTGACCTCGTCGCACTTCTCGATCACTACGGGTACGAGGACGCCACCTTCGTCGGGCATGACTGGGGTGCGATGGTCGTCTGGGGGCTGACCCTGCTGCACCCGAACCGTGTGAACAAGGTGATCAACCTGAGCCTGCCGTACCAGGAACGCGGCGAGAAGCCCTGGATCGAGTTCATGGAAGAGGTGTTCGGCGGCGACTTCTATTTCGTCCACTTCAATCGGCGGCCGGGCGTCGCGGACGCCGTGTTCGACGAGAACACCTTCCAGTTCCTTCGCAACATGTACCGGAAGAACGAGCCCCCCAGGGAGCCCCGGCCGGGTATGGCGCTGATCGATCTCGCCAGGGCGGAAAAGCCGCTCGGTGATCCCGTCATGAGCGACAGCGAACTGGCTGTTTTCGTCTCCGCCTTCGCATCGGCAGGGTTCACGGGCAGTGTGAACTGGTACAGGAATCTCGACCGCAACTGGCGCTTGCTGGCGGACGTGGACCCGGTCATCCAGCAGCCCACGCTCATGATCTACGGCGACCGGGACGCGGTCCAGAGGTCCGAGAGGCTGACGGAGTCCGTGCCGAACGCGGAAGTGGTCGGTCTGGACTGCGGCCATTGGATTCAGCAGGAGAAGCCGGAGGAGACGAACCGCGCGATCACGAATTGGCTGGAACGGCAGGACGCTGTCCGGTACTCCAGCCGTAGTTCGTGA
- a CDS encoding helix-turn-helix transcriptional regulator, producing the protein MRTDRLVAVLLLLQRRGRVTAAEVARELEVSERTARRDLDALAMAGVPVYSTQGRGGGWRLVGGARTDLSGLTAGEVRALFLVAGPASAATPTVKAALRKLVQALPEPFRAQAEATASSLVKDPQAWGSGPVGHRPPRFLDALQDAVIHGVQVRLRYVDREGAETGRTVHPLGIVAKGPSWYLVAHTEAGRRTFRIDRVASADPTGDPVHRPGDFDLAESWREIADEIDRRRTPLEVQAVCAPHGVSVLRMAFGGRLQVGGSAPDGRVEVVIRGHDEYMLAGELAGLVDQVEVTGPPGVRDRLAVIGGTLVERYG; encoded by the coding sequence ATGCGAACCGACCGGCTGGTGGCCGTCCTCCTCCTGCTGCAACGGCGCGGGCGGGTGACGGCGGCAGAGGTCGCCCGGGAGCTGGAGGTCTCCGAGCGCACCGCCCGCCGCGACCTCGACGCCCTGGCCATGGCCGGGGTACCCGTGTACTCCACACAGGGCCGGGGCGGCGGCTGGCGCCTCGTGGGCGGCGCCCGTACCGACCTGTCCGGGTTGACCGCGGGCGAGGTCCGCGCCCTGTTCCTGGTCGCCGGACCGGCCTCGGCCGCGACGCCGACCGTGAAGGCGGCTCTGCGCAAGCTCGTCCAAGCCCTGCCGGAGCCCTTCCGGGCGCAGGCCGAGGCGACGGCGTCGTCGCTGGTCAAGGACCCGCAGGCATGGGGATCGGGTCCGGTCGGGCACCGGCCGCCCCGCTTCCTCGACGCACTCCAGGACGCGGTGATCCACGGCGTCCAGGTACGGCTCCGCTACGTCGACCGCGAAGGCGCCGAGACCGGGAGAACCGTCCACCCGCTGGGCATCGTCGCCAAGGGTCCGTCGTGGTACCTCGTCGCCCACACCGAGGCGGGTCGGCGGACCTTCCGGATCGACCGTGTGGCGTCCGCCGACCCGACCGGCGACCCCGTGCACCGTCCCGGGGACTTCGACCTCGCCGAGAGCTGGCGCGAGATCGCCGACGAGATCGACCGCAGACGAACGCCACTGGAGGTCCAGGCGGTATGCGCGCCCCACGGGGTGAGCGTGCTCCGGATGGCGTTCGGCGGCCGGCTCCAGGTGGGGGGTTCCGCGCCCGACGGCCGGGTCGAGGTCGTGATCCGCGGCCACGACGAGTACATGCTCGCCGGTGAGCTCGCCGGGCTGGTCGACCAGGTCGAGGTGACCGGCCCGCCGGGGGTGCGGGACCGCCTGGCCGTGATCGGCGGCACGCTCGTCGAGCGATACGGCTAA
- a CDS encoding alkene reductase, producing the protein MSAGVVTGQARDMESREEREEVVGMRELLEPYRAGRLELANRVAMAPMTRGRADDATGVPSPHAATYYRQRAGAGLLITEGVYVNALAKGGPGIPGLVTDAQTRGWREVTDAVHAEGGTIFAQLWHVGRMTHPLTLPDGELPVAPSAVAIEGSRIFTRDGLLDHVTPRQLTAREIDATIRDFASAARRAIEAGFDGVEIHGANGYLVQQFIADNTNLRTDGYGGSVTGRLRFATEVVEAVVTEVGADRVGLRISPDNAENQLAETDARTTYRTLVDALEPLGLAYLHVLENGAYGAIADLRTRWSGTLVANTNGPVPSSPAAGARLVRDGHADVIALGRLFMTNPDLPARLADGIPLAGPPTENLYGGGAEGYIDYPPATDGLGVAATPAAQVVPAAA; encoded by the coding sequence ATGAGCGCCGGGGTCGTGACGGGACAGGCACGGGACATGGAATCGCGGGAAGAGCGGGAAGAGGTTGTGGGGATGCGGGAGTTGCTGGAGCCGTACCGGGCGGGGCGGCTGGAACTGGCGAACCGGGTGGCGATGGCCCCGATGACCCGGGGCCGGGCCGACGACGCGACGGGCGTGCCGAGCCCGCACGCGGCGACATACTACCGGCAGCGCGCCGGAGCCGGGCTGCTGATCACGGAGGGCGTGTACGTCAACGCGCTCGCCAAGGGCGGCCCCGGCATCCCGGGCCTGGTGACCGACGCGCAGACTCGAGGCTGGCGGGAGGTGACGGACGCGGTGCACGCCGAGGGCGGCACGATCTTCGCCCAGCTGTGGCACGTGGGCCGGATGACCCACCCGCTGACCCTCCCGGACGGCGAGCTGCCGGTGGCCCCGTCGGCCGTCGCCATCGAGGGGAGCCGGATCTTCACCCGGGACGGGCTGCTCGACCACGTCACTCCGCGCCAGCTGACGGCCCGTGAGATCGACGCGACCATACGGGACTTCGCGTCCGCGGCCCGGCGCGCGATCGAGGCGGGCTTCGACGGCGTGGAGATCCACGGCGCGAACGGCTACCTCGTCCAGCAGTTCATCGCCGACAACACCAACCTGCGCACGGACGGGTACGGCGGCTCGGTCACCGGCCGGCTGCGGTTCGCGACGGAGGTCGTCGAAGCGGTCGTCACCGAGGTCGGCGCGGACCGCGTGGGCCTGCGCATCTCACCGGACAACGCCGAGAACCAGCTCGCCGAGACCGACGCGCGCACCACGTACCGGACACTGGTCGACGCGCTGGAGCCGCTGGGCCTGGCCTATCTGCATGTGCTGGAGAACGGCGCGTACGGAGCCATCGCGGATCTGCGGACCCGCTGGTCGGGCACGCTCGTCGCCAACACGAACGGTCCGGTGCCGAGCAGCCCCGCCGCGGGCGCGCGCCTGGTGCGGGACGGCCACGCGGACGTGATCGCCCTCGGCCGCCTGTTCATGACGAACCCGGACCTCCCCGCCCGCCTGGCCGACGGCATCCCGCTCGCGGGTCCGCCGACGGAGAACCTGTACGGGGGAGGGGCGGAGGGCTACATCGACTACCCGCCCGCGACGGACGGCCTCGGGGTCGCGGCGACCCCGGCGGCCCAGGTAGTCCCGGCCGCCGCGTAG
- a CDS encoding RidA family protein, which yields MSSNESVATMERVRVEKIATTPDWYAPYRISQAVRAGGLVYVSGQAGFEEDGTTVEGGFLAQGRQAFRNVGRVLEAGGLTFADVIKVGILVRDMAANFPHVMTLRGEFLAEPYPADTLIEVVALARPDWQIEVEVIALDRSAA from the coding sequence ATGTCCAGCAACGAGAGCGTGGCCACCATGGAGCGCGTGCGCGTCGAGAAGATCGCGACCACGCCGGACTGGTACGCGCCGTACCGGATATCGCAGGCCGTCCGGGCCGGGGGCCTGGTGTACGTGTCCGGGCAGGCGGGGTTCGAGGAGGACGGGACGACCGTCGAGGGCGGGTTCCTGGCGCAGGGGCGGCAGGCGTTCAGGAACGTCGGACGGGTGCTGGAGGCGGGCGGCCTGACCTTCGCGGACGTGATCAAGGTCGGCATCCTCGTCCGGGACATGGCGGCGAACTTCCCGCATGTGATGACGCTGCGCGGCGAGTTCCTGGCCGAGCCCTACCCCGCCGACACCCTCATCGAGGTCGTCGCGCTGGCCCGGCCCGACTGGCAGATCGAGGTCGAGGTCATCGCGCTGGACCGGAGCGCCGCATGA
- a CDS encoding TetR/AcrR family transcriptional regulator — MTPDPNSDRRSERARRAILDAAFDLVSRKGFAKLTIEAIAAQAGVGKPTIYRWWRSKGAVVLEAMNEELGDDFAYPDTGDIAADLTTQITAVSRRLITGRMSEAFRGVLGEAQNDPELMKAFRRTILEPSIAQCRARLESAVAAGQLRSDLPTDVMVDLFYAPIHYRHFLGFGDDAVRGSADLVQDVLLGLRPRP; from the coding sequence ATGACCCCCGACCCGAACAGTGACCGGCGCAGCGAGCGCGCCCGCCGGGCGATCCTCGACGCGGCGTTCGACCTGGTGAGCCGTAAGGGCTTCGCGAAGCTGACCATCGAGGCCATCGCCGCCCAGGCAGGCGTGGGCAAACCCACGATCTACCGCTGGTGGCGCTCCAAGGGCGCGGTGGTGCTGGAGGCGATGAACGAGGAACTCGGCGACGACTTCGCCTACCCCGACACCGGTGACATCGCCGCCGACCTCACGACCCAGATCACCGCGGTGAGCCGACGGCTGATCACCGGCCGGATGAGCGAGGCGTTCAGGGGCGTCCTGGGCGAGGCCCAGAACGACCCCGAGCTGATGAAGGCGTTCCGCCGGACGATCCTCGAACCCAGCATCGCGCAGTGCCGGGCCCGGCTGGAATCCGCCGTCGCCGCCGGGCAGCTCCGCTCCGACCTGCCCACCGATGTGATGGTCGACCTCTTCTACGCGCCGATCCACTACCGGCACTTCCTGGGTTTCGGCGACGACGCGGTCAGGGGCAGCGCCGATCTCGTCCAGGACGTCCTGCTCGGCCTGCGGCCCCGGCCGTAG
- a CDS encoding aminoglycoside phosphotransferase family protein produces the protein MTLHENEVPADGSVVRSLLTAQCPQWADLPLSAAGAGTDNTMYRLGDDLLVRLPRTPDNARAVRKEQRWLPRLAPLLGRPVPAPVHAGTPTEDFPLVWSVHQWIEGDVVGPDTVRDWAAFGTDLAAFVRELHGVGLMGATRTGDLSWYRGGGLRAYDGTAREYFDGCRAVVGTELDVDALERLWHAALVLPDSSGPEVWLHGDLKPTNLLARNGALHAVIDFGCLSVGLPDAEHSTVWDLPPLARETYWNALRLDEPAWVRARAWAVVVGVSGIAYYWHTYPAFVAECRARLQAILTDAATR, from the coding sequence ATGACGCTGCACGAGAACGAGGTCCCGGCCGACGGTTCGGTGGTCCGGTCGCTGCTCACGGCCCAGTGTCCGCAGTGGGCCGACCTGCCGTTGTCGGCCGCCGGAGCCGGTACGGACAACACCATGTACCGGCTGGGCGACGACCTGCTCGTACGGCTTCCCCGGACCCCCGACAACGCGCGGGCCGTCCGGAAGGAACAGCGGTGGCTGCCGCGTCTGGCGCCCCTGCTCGGCCGCCCGGTCCCCGCGCCCGTCCACGCCGGGACGCCCACCGAGGACTTCCCGCTCGTCTGGTCGGTCCACCAGTGGATCGAGGGGGACGTGGTCGGCCCGGACACCGTCCGGGACTGGGCCGCCTTCGGCACCGACCTGGCCGCGTTCGTACGGGAGCTCCACGGCGTCGGCCTCATGGGCGCGACCCGTACGGGCGACCTCAGCTGGTACCGCGGCGGCGGTCTGCGGGCGTACGACGGGACGGCCCGCGAGTACTTCGACGGCTGCCGGGCCGTGGTGGGCACGGAACTCGACGTCGATGCCCTGGAGCGGTTGTGGCACGCGGCACTCGTGCTGCCCGACTCCTCCGGTCCCGAGGTGTGGCTCCACGGCGACCTCAAACCCACCAACCTGCTGGCCCGGAACGGCGCGCTCCACGCGGTCATCGACTTCGGATGCCTCTCGGTCGGCCTGCCCGACGCCGAGCACTCCACCGTCTGGGACCTGCCGCCCCTCGCCCGGGAGACCTACTGGAACGCCCTGCGCCTCGACGAGCCGGCCTGGGTCCGCGCCCGCGCCTGGGCGGTCGTGGTCGGCGTCAGCGGGATCGCCTACTACTGGCACACCTACCCCGCCTTCGTCGCCGAGTGCCGGGCCCGGCTCCAGGCGATCCTCACCGACGCCGCCACGCGCTGA
- a CDS encoding VOC family protein, producing MSPKMRLSAVTLDCPDPLALMAFYQGATGLEPHAESGAEFAGLRGEHGLLIGFQRVDGHRAPTWPDPLVPQQLHLCFDVEDVDEAEARLLELGASRPEHQPNEKRWRVLIDPAGHPFCVIKARPRTDQERPGDRPGADHDRP from the coding sequence ATGTCCCCGAAGATGAGGTTGAGCGCGGTCACCCTCGACTGCCCCGACCCTCTGGCCCTGATGGCGTTCTACCAGGGGGCCACCGGCCTCGAACCGCACGCGGAGTCCGGTGCGGAGTTCGCCGGTCTGCGCGGTGAGCACGGACTCCTCATCGGCTTCCAGCGGGTCGACGGCCACCGGGCCCCGACCTGGCCCGACCCGCTCGTCCCCCAGCAGCTCCATCTCTGCTTCGACGTGGAGGACGTGGACGAGGCCGAGGCCCGGCTGCTGGAGCTGGGCGCGAGCAGGCCGGAGCATCAGCCGAACGAGAAGCGGTGGCGCGTCCTCATCGACCCGGCCGGGCACCCCTTCTGCGTGATCAAGGCCCGGCCGAGGACGGACCAGGAGCGGCCCGGGGACCGGCCGGGTGCGGACCACGACCGGCCGTGA
- the helR gene encoding RNA polymerase recycling motor ATPase HelR, translating to MNPRTTSAFDLPDRLSQKADPALIASDERHFAAISESLAESIAELSGRLAVERKAPGGIGREAMDRDAEIHRLTARLRTLRRFGLDLCLGHFVPAGTPGTPDNTGTPDSPGTHGNPESADTHGSPGSADSPGTPHAPGGPADPGTPEPVYIGRLGLTDSTGRRLLLDWRSPAAEPFFAATHANPMGLASRRRYRWARGRISDYWDEVFTADGLEGHAALDDQSAFIASLGGNRSARMRDVLATIQADQDAIIRAGSRGTLVVDGGPGTGKTVVALHRAAHLLYSDPRLGHRRGGVLFVGPHQPYLAYVADVLPSLGEEGVQTCTLRDLVIEGAGAGTEPDPAVALLKSSAALVKAIEPAVGMYEEPPTQALTVTTHWAEVRLSVEDWAAAFDAVEPGTPHNEARDQVRDELFSILADKHDDDVPPVLLRRSLLQNRELMRTLNRAWPMLEASDLVGDLWTVPAYLRRCAPWLDIADIRRLQRADPQAWTVSDLPFLDAARQRLGDAGASVRKRRHEASVAAERARRADVIDSLLRADDDGEGALTMLHGKDLQDSLIDHSAMPTADPEPLAGPFAHIIVDEAQELTDAEWQMLLLRCPSRSFTVVGDRAQARHGFTQSWQERLARVGLDRIDVASLSINYRTPEEVMAEAEQVIRAVLPDANVPTSVRSSGIPVVHGSVTDLDKILGSWLADNEDGIACVIGDPAFRATPRVRSLTPELSKGLEFDLVVVIDPEAFGTGIEGAVDRYVAMTRPTQQLVVLTSD from the coding sequence GTGAACCCCCGGACCACCAGCGCGTTCGACCTGCCCGACCGCCTCTCCCAGAAGGCCGACCCGGCGCTGATCGCGAGCGACGAGCGGCACTTCGCGGCCATCTCGGAGAGCCTCGCGGAGTCGATCGCGGAACTGTCCGGCCGTCTCGCGGTCGAGCGCAAGGCGCCCGGCGGCATCGGCCGGGAGGCGATGGACCGGGACGCGGAGATCCACCGGCTGACCGCCCGGCTGCGCACCCTGCGCCGCTTCGGCCTGGACCTGTGCCTCGGACACTTCGTCCCCGCCGGCACCCCCGGCACCCCCGACAACACCGGCACCCCCGACAGCCCCGGCACCCACGGCAACCCCGAAAGCGCCGACACCCACGGCAGCCCAGGCAGCGCCGACAGCCCCGGTACACCCCACGCCCCCGGCGGCCCCGCCGACCCCGGCACCCCCGAGCCCGTGTACATCGGTCGCCTCGGCCTCACCGACAGCACGGGACGGCGGCTGCTGCTCGACTGGCGTTCCCCCGCGGCGGAGCCGTTCTTCGCGGCGACGCACGCCAATCCGATGGGGCTGGCGAGCCGCCGCCGGTACCGCTGGGCCCGTGGCCGGATCAGCGACTACTGGGACGAGGTATTCACCGCCGACGGGCTCGAAGGGCACGCCGCGCTCGACGACCAGTCCGCGTTCATCGCCAGCCTGGGCGGCAACCGCTCGGCCCGGATGCGTGACGTGCTCGCCACCATCCAGGCCGACCAGGACGCCATCATCCGGGCGGGGTCCCGCGGCACCCTCGTCGTGGACGGCGGCCCGGGAACCGGCAAGACCGTCGTCGCCCTGCACCGTGCCGCCCACCTCCTCTACTCCGATCCGCGCCTGGGCCACCGTCGCGGCGGTGTGCTGTTCGTCGGCCCCCACCAGCCGTATCTGGCCTACGTCGCCGATGTCCTGCCCAGCCTCGGCGAGGAGGGCGTGCAGACCTGCACCCTGCGCGACCTCGTGATCGAGGGAGCCGGGGCGGGGACCGAGCCCGACCCGGCGGTCGCCCTGCTGAAGTCGTCGGCGGCCCTGGTGAAGGCGATCGAACCCGCCGTCGGGATGTACGAGGAGCCGCCCACCCAGGCGCTGACCGTCACGACCCACTGGGCCGAGGTCCGGCTGAGCGTCGAGGACTGGGCGGCGGCGTTCGACGCGGTGGAACCGGGCACCCCGCACAACGAGGCACGCGACCAGGTCCGGGACGAGCTCTTCTCGATCCTGGCGGACAAGCACGACGACGACGTCCCGCCCGTACTGCTCCGGAGGTCGCTGCTCCAGAACCGGGAGCTGATGAGGACCCTCAACCGCGCGTGGCCGATGCTCGAAGCGTCCGACCTGGTCGGCGACCTGTGGACGGTCCCCGCCTATCTGCGCAGATGCGCGCCCTGGCTCGACATCGCCGACATCCGCAGGCTGCAACGCGCGGACCCCCAGGCCTGGACGGTGTCCGATCTGCCGTTCCTCGACGCGGCACGGCAGCGGCTCGGTGACGCGGGGGCGTCCGTACGCAAACGTCGGCACGAGGCCTCCGTCGCCGCCGAACGCGCCCGCAGGGCCGATGTCATCGACAGCCTGCTGAGGGCCGACGACGACGGTGAGGGCGCGCTGACGATGCTGCACGGCAAGGACCTCCAGGACAGCCTCATCGACCACAGCGCGATGCCCACCGCCGACCCGGAACCCCTGGCCGGACCGTTCGCGCACATCATCGTGGACGAGGCCCAGGAGCTGACCGACGCCGAGTGGCAGATGCTGCTGCTGCGCTGCCCGTCCCGGAGCTTCACCGTGGTCGGTGACCGCGCCCAGGCCAGGCACGGGTTCACGCAGTCGTGGCAGGAGAGGCTCGCCCGGGTCGGCCTCGACCGGATCGACGTGGCCTCCCTCAGCATCAACTACCGCACCCCGGAGGAGGTCATGGCGGAGGCCGAGCAGGTCATCCGCGCGGTGCTCCCGGACGCCAATGTGCCGACCTCCGTCCGCAGCAGCGGTATCCCCGTCGTCCACGGCTCGGTCACGGATCTGGACAAGATCCTCGGCTCCTGGCTCGCCGACAACGAGGACGGGATCGCCTGCGTCATCGGCGACCCCGCGTTCCGGGCGACGCCCCGCGTGCGGTCACTGACACCGGAGCTGTCGAAGGGGCTCGAATTCGACCTGGTCGTCGTCATCGACCCGGAGGCGTTCGGCACGGGCATCGAGGGCGCGGTCGACCGCTATGTCGCGATGACCCGCCCGACCCAGCAACTCGTCGTCCTGACGAGCGATTGA
- a CDS encoding HAD domain-containing protein, whose translation MTAPGPLPLLFLDVDGPLIPFGGSPERFPDGYPTYRTGHGAGAAASNPLLARIDPGHGPRLLALPCELVWATTWMDEANECVAPLIGLPQLPVVAWPEPSGADDRAEWDTADDRAARAGVHWKTRALVEWAAGRSFVWVDDEITDADRAWASAHHSGQALLHRVDPTRGLTDADYGTLGEWLHEVSGTPAPRSAP comes from the coding sequence GTGACCGCCCCCGGACCCCTCCCCCTGCTGTTCCTCGATGTCGACGGCCCGCTGATCCCGTTCGGCGGGTCACCGGAGCGGTTTCCGGACGGGTACCCGACGTATCGGACCGGTCATGGGGCCGGGGCGGCTGCCTCGAATCCGCTGCTGGCCAGGATCGACCCCGGGCACGGGCCACGGCTGCTGGCCCTGCCTTGCGAGCTGGTGTGGGCCACTACCTGGATGGACGAGGCGAACGAATGCGTCGCGCCGCTGATCGGACTGCCGCAGCTGCCAGTGGTGGCCTGGCCGGAGCCGTCCGGCGCCGATGACCGTGCCGAGTGGGACACCGCCGATGACCGGGCCGCGCGGGCCGGGGTGCACTGGAAGACCCGGGCTCTCGTGGAGTGGGCGGCGGGGCGTTCGTTCGTCTGGGTGGACGATGAGATCACCGACGCCGATCGGGCCTGGGCGTCCGCCCACCACTCAGGGCAAGCCTTGCTCCACCGCGTCGACCCCACGCGCGGACTCACCGACGCCGACTACGGCACTCTCGGTGAGTGGCTGCACGAGGTTTCCGGCACCCCGGCACCCCGGAGTGCGCCGTGA